The sequence TCAAACAATTGAAATTTCAATTAAAACCCATGAAAATCGGCAATTTGCGGCAAACATAGTTTTTGTTTGCATTTAGAAATACATCTCCTAATCGAGTCATTTATGGCTATAACGATGCAATCAACACTTAAACTGAATCAATTAGTCATTTCTGCATTGATCGCAGCTGCTACAACATAACTTATCAAATTTACGGCTCTAACCTTTGGGCTGACAACTAACAGTTGTAGGCTTGTAGCTGCACCTTCCAGCTGGAGCCATTGCAGCTATAACAAACACATCTTTTTTTTTTAGGACATGACAAGCACAACTTTGGTCGTACGTGAAGTAATTTTGCTATAACAAACACACCCTTCTCTTCTCTTGATCTGACGGCTACGGTGGGGCCTTCCCGGCATCGCAGCCGCTCCGGGCATCTAGACGGTCGAGATAAAATGCGACGATCGTCCCGTAACCGTAACCGCTCCAGCTGTCAAATCAAAGGAAATCTTGTAACCAACCGCTCCCCAACAAATTCACCGAGCCGCCCGTTTCTTGCCTCCCTCGCCTCTCCTCGTTTTGAAATTCTCCTCGCCATTCCGCTTCCGTTCTCGAGTTCTCTTCCCCTACCCTACCGAGGTCCGTCCACGGGAGGATCGCGCGCCGGAGATGAAGATACGGGAGCTGGATGACGGTTCGGAGGAGCTCGAGGGGTGGGAGGCGGTCGAAGCGGAGCCGCGGTCGGCGGAGGCCGACGAGAGCTGGGTGAAGGTGGAGGGGGCGGGGCGTggccgcagcggcagcggcagcggcgaggcggaTCCCTCGGAGCGGGAGGAGGTAGGGGTCAGCCGcgtcgacggcggcgaggcggagccCTGGGAGCGGGAGGAGGTAGGGGTCAGCCGCGTCGAAGGCGGCGAGGTGGAGCCCTGGGGCTGGGAGTGGGAGTGGGAGGAGGTGGGGGGCAGCTGCGTCAGCGGCGAGCAGGACGGGGTGTGGGGCGTCAGCGGCGAGCCAGACGGGGTGAGGGGCGCCCATGAGATGCCCCCGGCGCTTCCCTCCGAGCAGGAGGAGGAGAGGTGCGTCGGCGACGAGATGGTCTCTGACGGGCGTGATGAGGTGGGCAGCTTAGGCGTCAAGCGTGCGTTCGTGGAGGTGTTCGCCAGGGCGCTCTTCTATCCGACGGTGATGCTCAACTACGGCCGCAGCTTGATCGAGCCCGACTTCCACTGGTGGGATCGCATCGACAAGGTCAGTTCACTTCTGTATTCTTCTTCTTCATTCACGGGGAAAATTTGGCGAGACAATTGCAAGGGAAGGTACCGGATCATGAAATGAAACTTTTCTGTCTTCGGAACTGAAGCAGTGAGCACGGTACGAGTACCATAGATTCTCTGTACGCGCAAATCGTCACTGCTACTAGTAATTACATCGAGATGGCTACGGTTAATTCCGTTCGAACTTATCTGGGTCCAAGTATTGAGCAGCACCTTCCCAAATGCAGTCATTACCTGGACATACTCAGTTAATTCACCTTGCTTTGTTAGAAACCTGGTTTGTTGAATCTGTATTGATATTTACTGTATTTCCAGTTGTATGGATGTTGCCGTTTGAGGAATACTGAATGCTGTTCATTTGTATAAATTGGACTAATTTTAATTTTGTATCGATCCAGGATATTTGGATAGGAGCAGTTCCCTTTCCCAGTCACGTGCCACGGTTGAAGAAACTAGGAATAACTGGGGTTGTCGCATTGACCGAGCGGTTCGAAACTCTggtttcaaaatttgcatatgaggtgAACATTTTTGAACTCTCATCTATAGCACTACATTTTCCTTGTCTGTAGTACATGTTCCTTTCAGTGTAAGAAACTGAGAATACATATTCCGGTACTGTGCATCTTCTGTAATGTACTGGATTTAGTCATGAGCACATAGAAGATCAGGTCGTTAATTAGTATCTGAAACTGAAACAAAAATGGTGTTTCTGGTGAATTAAGTAGTTTCAACAAGAAATTAAGGTTGTTATACAGTGCTGTAGGCACTAGATTGTGAATATGCCAGTCATGGAAATGGACTTTTCATGTTGGCATCAGAGTTGACTCATCAATTGTCAGGCTGTATTCAGTTCTCTTATCGCTCTGAAATATTTTCAGCTTCATGGAATGGATCACCTCGAGATTCCCACTACAGATTACCTCTATGCTCCCTCAAAAGAAAATATCGACAAAGCATTGGATTTTATCCACAGTAAGTATGCTAAAGCTTTACCATGGTTATGTATCTTTGTACAAACTTGCATGGAACTTAAGCAGCCAGAGTTGATAtatatctttttttttcttcagaaaatgcAACAGAAGGTGGTAGCACTTTGGTCCACTGCAAGGCAGGAAGGGCACGAAGCGCTACCATAGTTCTATGCTGTATTTGGTATGACGATGTGCATTAGTTGTGCATTAGATTTCTTGTTTCCTTTCTACGCATGTCAATTATTACCTCTGTAATTGCAGATTAAGTACAAGAACATGACTCCCGAAGCAGCTTTGGCTCGTGCGAAGTCCGTAAGAACTCGAGTGAAATTGGCAACAGCTCAATGGCAGGTACGTAACCTGACTTCTTTTGCAATTGCAGTACTAGATGAATGATACTTCCTCTGTTCTGATATAAATGGCGTTTTTGACCAGTGCATATATGGTCTCTTAGTCAGCCATGTTTTACTTAAATCGTGACAAGAATCTCCCTCGTATGTAGCTAGAGGGGGCTTCACCTTTTTTCTTCTTGAAATGTGCACACAACACTCAACACTCAACTCTGGAGTTGTACTTTATAAACTTGACTTTGTTACTCTGAAAGAATGCTACAGTTCATTATCTCTGAGCTCAACTATACCGCTGCTCCCACCAATCA comes from Triticum aestivum cultivar Chinese Spring chromosome 5B, IWGSC CS RefSeq v2.1, whole genome shotgun sequence and encodes:
- the LOC123115131 gene encoding phosphatidylglycerophosphate phosphatase PTPMT1, translated to MKIRELDDGSEELEGWEAVEAEPRSAEADESWVKVEGAGRGRSGSGSGEADPSEREEVGVSRVDGGEAEPWEREEVGVSRVEGGEVEPWGWEWEWEEVGGSCVSGEQDGVWGVSGEPDGVRGAHEMPPALPSEQEEERCVGDEMVSDGRDEVGSLGVKRAFVEVFARALFYPTVMLNYGRSLIEPDFHWWDRIDKDIWIGAVPFPSHVPRLKKLGITGVVALTERFETLVSKFAYELHGMDHLEIPTTDYLYAPSKENIDKALDFIHKNATEGGSTLVHCKAGRARSATIVLCCIWYDDIKYKNMTPEAALARAKSVRTRVKLATAQWQVRNLTSFAIAAVKEFNSSLVDVGEDVSQDVDDDGINTLQGA